Proteins found in one Fusarium oxysporum Fo47 chromosome V, complete sequence genomic segment:
- a CDS encoding tethering complex subunit VPS16: MDTLHARADWESVGDRWFRKTQQYTAVFDQDLDLDNYIVAGAPYAGALALWRDDTKLLAYQPGRSAKPAIDIYSLAGKKLRSIPWDNGTIKGLGWSEDETLLVVTTDGTVRCYDLQGDFTQFSLGHGADNYSVESCRFYDHGMVALLGNNSLVTVSSYTEPRPKALAKIPESEIHAWSIISPNHTLSRSVEVLLSVDKTVYVVDATDCEDRFLDIGPFSHISVSPDGRYVNLYAVNGKAHVISSDFQERLFEHDSDSQTPPLYVEWCGSDALIAWEDEVHIIGPGDSSSSYIYDSTRVHVISEHDGARLITNDFCEFLERVPRDTLEVFGQSSDSSPASILLDAVGQLELESPKADDYIQLIRPNLTGAVDTCVNAAGREFDTYWQKRLLKAASFGKSVLDIYNSDDFVDMCETLRVLNAVRYYEVGMPLSFEQYHRLTPESLIRRLLNRHEYLLALKIAGYLKLPTDRIYVHWASSKVRVGGEDDDTICRLIVERLSGKPGISFEEIARAAYQEGRGRLATELLNHEPRGGRQVPLLLSMEEDELALDKAVESGDTDLILSVLLQLKKKLPLAAFFRVINARPTATALVEALAMEEGDNTLLKDLYYQDDRREDGANVFIRESLKQPDARTASDKLALAAKLLADSKESTFEVHALKEATTLLRMQEAFDRDLTDTFTGLSVNETMFKLIRLGYHGRAKKIQSEFKVPEKVAWWIRLRALVAKRDWNEIEEISKTRRSPIGWEPFFNLTLQAGNPRLASVFVPKCTSVEAGETITMYEKCGMRVKAAQEAVRLKDSESWERLLEAAGKGSQEGREIERLGQSVFKK; encoded by the exons ATGGACACACTTCACGCCAGAGCTGACTGGGAGAGTGTCGGGGACAGATGGTTCCGCAAGACACAGCAGTATACAGCTGTGTTTGACCAAGATCTCGACTTGGATAATTATATCGTTGCGGGAGCTCCATATGCAGGAGCACTAG CACTATGGCGCGACGACACAAAGCTTCTGGCATATCAACCAGGAAGATCAGCAAAACCAGCAATTGACATCTACAGTCTTGCCGGTAAGAAACTCCGAAGTATCCCCTGGGATAATGGTACCATTAAAGGCCTTGGGTGGTCTGAAGACGAGACTCTACTCGTTGTTACCACTGACGGTACGGTCCGCTGTTATGATCTGCAAGGAGATTTTACACAATTTTCCCTTGGCCATGGTGCCGATAACTACAGCGTCGAGTCATGTCG TTTCTACGACCATGGCATGGTAGCACTACTTGGAAACAATTCACTCGTCACAGTCTCATCATATACTGAACCCCGACCCAAAGCTCTTGCTAAGATACCGGAAAGCGAGATCCACGCTTGGTCAATTATTTCACCAAACCACACATTATCTAGGTCTGTCGAGGTACTATTAAGCGTCGATAAGACTGTATACGTCGTCGATGCTACTGATTGCGAAGACCGTTTCCTCGATATTGGGCCTTTCAGCCATATTAGTGTGTCTCCGGATGGTCGCTACGTCAATCTTTATGCTGTGAATGGGAAAGCTCATGTCATATCAAGTGACTTCCAAGAACGGCTATTCGAACACGATTCTGACTCTCAAACACCTCCTCTATATGTTGAATGGTGCGGGTCCGATGCCCTCATTGCCTGGGAGGATGAGGTGCATATTATCGGACCTGGCgactcttcatcttcatatATATACGATAGCACACGCGTACATGTCATTTCTG AACACGATGGTGCCCGACTAATTACAAATGACTTTTGCGAGTTCCTTGAAAGAGTGCCTAGAGACACTCTCGAAGTCTTTGGCCAGTCTTCAGATTCATCACCTGCTTCGATTCTTCTCGACGCTGTAGGCCAACTGGAGCTTGAGTCTCCAAAAGCAGATGATTACATCCAACTAATACGACCTAATCTTACCGGGGCTGTGGACACTTGTGTCAATGCAGCTGGGCGCGAATTTGATACCTACTGGCAGAAACGTTTACTCAAAGCAGCTTCATTTGGCAAATCTGTACTCGATATATATAACAGTGACGACTTTGTTGACATGTGCGAGACTCTACGCGTGCTCAACGCTGTGCGATATTATGAAGTTGGCATGCCACTGTCTTTTGAACAGTATCACCGGTTGACACCAGAGAGCCTCATTCGACGATTGCTCAACCGACACGAGTATCTTCTTGCCTTGAAGATTGCAGGCTATCTGAAGTTACCAACAGATCGAATCTATGTACACTGGGCGTCTAGCAAGGTCCGTGTAGGTGGCGAGGATGACGATACCATCTGCCGGTTGATCGTGGAGAGACTATCTGGCAAGCCTGGAATTTCCTTCGAGGAGATCGCTCGTGCAGCATATCAAGAAGGAAGGGGCCGACTTGCTACTGAACTTCTCAACCATGAGCCTCGTGGGGGTAGACAGgttcctcttctcttgagTATGGAGGAGGACGAGCTTGCTCTCGACAAAGCTGTTGAGAGCGGTGACACAGACTTAATACTTTCAGTTTTGTtgcagctcaagaagaagttgccCCTCGCCGCTTTCTTCAGGGTCATCAATGCACGACCGACAGCAACAGCACTGGTGGAAGCTTTGGCCATGGAAGAGGGTGACAATACGCTGCTAAAGGACCTGTATTATCAAGATGACCGACGAGAAGATGGTGCCAACGTTTTTATCCGCGAATCATTGAAACAACCTGATGCTCGAACAGCGTCTGACAAATTGGCACTGGCAGCAAAGCTATTAGCTGATTCAAAGGAGTCTACGTTCGAGGTTCATGCGTTGAAGGAGGCTACGACACTTCTGCGCATGCAGGAAGCTTTCGACCGGGATTTGACTGACACTTTTACTGGCCTGAGCGTCAATGAAACCATGTTTAAGCTTATTCGACTGGGCTACCACGGACGGGCTAAGAAGATCCAGAGCGAGTTCAAAGTCCCCGAGAAAGTGGCGTGGTGGATTCG ATTACGAGCACTAGTTGCGAAGCGAGACTGGAACGAGATCGAGGAGATCTCCAAGACAAGGAGAAGCCCCATTGGTTGGGAG cccttcttcaacctcacgCTTCAAGCAGGTAACCCACGGTTAGCATCTGTATTTGTACCCAAATGCACATCAGTAGAAGCTGGAGAGACGATCACCATGTATGAGAAATGTGGGATGCGGGTGAAGGCCGCGCAAGAAGCCGTGAGACTCAAGGACAGTGAGTCTTGGGAGAGGCTCTTGGAGGCTGCAGGAAAGGGGTCAcaagagggaagagagatCGAGCGTCTGGGCCAATCCGTATTCAAGAAGTAG